A genome region from Maridesulfovibrio salexigens DSM 2638 includes the following:
- the purB gene encoding adenylosuccinate lyase: protein MIERYTRPAMGELWTLENRFRVWLEVEIAVCEAWHKLGRIPAEDMEIIREKADFELDRILEIEEKTKHDVIAFLTAVEEKVGPSSRFIHLGCTSSDIVDTANGVMLSRAGKMILDDLDEFLEALKEMAHANKGRMCMGRTHGIHAEPTSFGLKMAGFYAEFSRHRERIADALKSVSVGKISGAVGTYAMLDPEVERITCELLGIGVDPISTQIVQRDRHADFFTALGLLGGGIERLGVELRHLQRTEVLEVEEGFSKGQKGSSAMPHKKNPISAENLCGLSRLLRTNGLVSMENMPLWHERDISHSSVERVIMPDSTILADYILGRMTGVIKRLKINGDNMDRNLMASYGLFYSQRVLIALVETGLERQKAYEMVQKVAMHCWENKVSFPDEVRKDETINSHLDSGALDEAFDMGYYTRYEDMIFKRVFGE from the coding sequence ATGATTGAAAGATATACCCGTCCCGCTATGGGTGAACTGTGGACTCTGGAGAACCGTTTCAGAGTGTGGCTCGAAGTTGAAATCGCTGTCTGCGAGGCATGGCACAAGCTTGGCCGTATCCCCGCTGAAGACATGGAGATCATCCGTGAAAAAGCTGATTTTGAACTGGATCGCATCCTTGAGATCGAAGAAAAGACCAAGCACGATGTTATCGCCTTCCTGACCGCAGTGGAAGAGAAAGTAGGTCCTTCCTCCCGCTTCATCCACCTTGGCTGCACTTCTTCCGATATTGTCGATACCGCCAACGGAGTTATGCTCAGCCGTGCCGGGAAGATGATTCTGGACGACCTTGATGAATTTCTGGAAGCACTTAAGGAAATGGCTCACGCTAACAAGGGCCGCATGTGCATGGGCCGTACTCACGGTATCCACGCCGAGCCCACCAGCTTCGGTCTGAAAATGGCAGGTTTCTATGCTGAGTTCTCCCGTCATCGCGAGCGCATTGCTGATGCATTGAAGAGCGTCAGTGTAGGTAAAATTTCCGGTGCAGTGGGAACCTACGCCATGCTTGATCCTGAAGTAGAGCGCATCACCTGCGAACTGCTCGGTATCGGTGTAGACCCCATTTCCACTCAGATTGTACAGCGTGACCGTCATGCGGACTTCTTTACTGCACTGGGCCTGCTCGGTGGCGGTATTGAGCGTCTCGGTGTTGAGCTGAGACACCTGCAGCGTACCGAGGTTCTGGAAGTTGAGGAAGGTTTCAGCAAGGGCCAGAAAGGTTCTTCTGCAATGCCTCATAAAAAGAACCCCATCTCCGCTGAAAACCTCTGCGGTCTTTCCCGTCTGCTGCGTACCAACGGTCTTGTTTCCATGGAAAACATGCCTCTCTGGCACGAGCGCGATATCAGCCACTCTTCCGTGGAAAGGGTTATCATGCCTGACTCCACCATCCTTGCCGATTACATCCTCGGCCGTATGACCGGAGTAATCAAAAGACTGAAGATCAACGGCGACAACATGGATCGCAACCTCATGGCTTCCTACGGTCTGTTCTACTCCCAGCGAGTTCTCATCGCTCTGGTGGAAACCGGACTTGAGCGTCAGAAAGCTTACGAGATGGTTCAGAAAGTTGCTATGCACTGCTGGGAAAATAAAGTTTCTTTCCCTGATGAAGTGCGCAAGGATGAAACTATCAATTCTCACCTTGATAGTGGTGCCCTCGATGAAGCTTTTGATATGGGCTATTATACCCGTTATGAAGATATGATCTTCAAAAGAGTATTCGGTGAATAG
- a CDS encoding FmdB family zinc ribbon protein, which produces MPIYEYQCHECQQIFEEWQTSFEDKELECPVCGGLATKVLSHSSFVLKGGGWYSSGYCKTDSAAGKTGNSSPAGSGTTASTSSDSSAKSSDSASS; this is translated from the coding sequence ATGCCGATTTATGAATACCAATGTCATGAATGTCAGCAGATATTTGAAGAATGGCAGACAAGCTTTGAAGATAAAGAGCTGGAATGTCCGGTCTGCGGTGGTTTAGCCACTAAGGTCCTTTCCCATTCCTCCTTCGTGCTTAAAGGCGGAGGCTGGTATTCTTCCGGGTACTGTAAAACCGACTCGGCTGCCGGGAAAACCGGTAACTCCAGTCCGGCGGGAAGCGGTACCACTGCATCCACATCCTCGGATTCTTCCGCAAAGAGTTCCGACAGCGCATCAAGCTAG
- a CDS encoding C40 family peptidase — translation MIGLPGADGGGRVSHSSLKSSVVKSARAQVGKPYKWGGSSPREGFDCSGLVWWVYHRHGISVPRVSWQQKGAGRAVSRNEIQAGDIVLFKIPGQSKSLHTGIYSGNGYSFIHSPKSGHKVREESMEKNYWRKYYIGARRVIN, via the coding sequence GTGATTGGACTTCCCGGTGCGGATGGCGGCGGGCGCGTTTCGCATTCATCGCTGAAATCATCGGTGGTCAAAAGTGCGCGGGCTCAGGTCGGTAAACCCTATAAATGGGGAGGCTCTTCGCCTAGAGAGGGCTTTGATTGTTCCGGGCTGGTCTGGTGGGTCTACCATCGTCATGGGATTAGTGTTCCGCGCGTTTCATGGCAACAGAAGGGAGCTGGTAGGGCCGTAAGTAGAAATGAAATTCAGGCTGGAGATATCGTTCTTTTCAAAATTCCCGGACAGAGCAAAAGCCTGCATACCGGAATATATTCCGGAAATGGCTACTCATTTATTCATAGCCCCAAGAGCGGACATAAGGTTCGTGAAGAGTCCATGGAAAAGAATTACTGGCGCAAATACTATATCGGGGCGCGTAGAGTTATCAATTAA
- a CDS encoding NADH-quinone oxidoreductase subunit L, with protein MLPMMLVLAILLPLVAAVGCYFLRVSAIRSLIVLATGVVLAAVSLALLGQGSFTYSPGTIVGISWDSLVTLADFALLFVMLYYAFKLKNQMIKIFVILQIIPLAAFELFIVDHAVETPAIFADSLSLIMVAVISVIGSLICFFAIPYMKEHEEHMHLVKSRQPQFFFFLVLFLGAMNGLVLSNNILWLYFFFEVTTFCSFMLIGHDQTQIAVKNATRALMLNALGGVAFVFGMIWAYAETGSLDLQVIIQAGPMGGLMLAPLGLLCLAGFTKAAQVPFQSWLLGAMVAPTPVSALLHSSTMVKAGVYIVLRLAPAYAGTFLSQGVALCGAFTFLACAAIAVSQSNGKKILAYSTISNLGLIICCAGLNTSWAITAAIILIIFHAASKALLFLCVGTIEHGIGSRDIEDMHGLYLKMPRTAIITIVGVMTMLLPPFGVLLGKWMAIESASGDMFVITMLALGSAVSLVFWARWAGILLTAPLRDKVPAESQSVLTRLTLTALAGIAVVLSFFSPVIYTKLIEPMVGKSFEITAGVFTSPIGVFAVYPIFIILAAAFIYSWIETKKSATDKTSQTYMCGANVPETGVQSFIGPMNGPVELKASNYYMKEFFGEEKLTLWVNFVALALIVLMLGGAL; from the coding sequence ATGTTGCCCATGATGTTAGTTCTGGCCATCTTGTTGCCCTTGGTGGCTGCTGTCGGCTGCTACTTTCTGCGAGTAAGCGCGATCAGATCCCTGATCGTTCTTGCTACAGGTGTAGTTCTTGCCGCGGTCTCCCTTGCCCTGCTCGGTCAAGGGTCTTTTACCTATTCTCCAGGTACAATTGTAGGAATCAGCTGGGATTCCCTCGTAACCCTGGCGGATTTTGCCCTGCTTTTCGTAATGCTCTATTACGCTTTCAAACTCAAAAATCAGATGATCAAGATCTTCGTGATCTTACAGATCATTCCGCTTGCTGCGTTTGAATTGTTCATCGTCGACCATGCGGTCGAGACTCCCGCTATCTTTGCGGACAGCCTCTCCCTGATCATGGTTGCCGTCATCTCCGTCATCGGATCGCTGATCTGCTTCTTTGCGATTCCGTACATGAAGGAGCATGAAGAACACATGCACTTGGTAAAATCCCGCCAGCCGCAATTCTTTTTCTTTCTCGTTCTGTTCCTCGGAGCAATGAACGGGCTGGTGCTTTCCAACAACATTCTCTGGCTCTACTTCTTCTTTGAAGTGACCACCTTCTGCTCTTTCATGCTCATCGGGCATGACCAGACCCAGATTGCGGTCAAGAATGCTACCCGCGCCCTGATGCTTAACGCACTCGGCGGTGTTGCTTTCGTCTTCGGTATGATTTGGGCCTACGCTGAAACCGGTTCCCTTGACCTTCAGGTCATCATTCAGGCCGGTCCCATGGGCGGCCTCATGCTTGCTCCTCTGGGTCTGCTCTGTCTCGCAGGTTTCACCAAAGCCGCTCAGGTTCCTTTCCAGAGCTGGCTGCTCGGAGCGATGGTTGCGCCGACTCCGGTCTCCGCACTGCTTCACTCCTCCACCATGGTTAAGGCCGGTGTATACATCGTCCTGAGACTCGCTCCCGCTTACGCAGGAACCTTCCTCAGCCAGGGTGTGGCACTCTGTGGTGCCTTTACCTTCCTTGCCTGTGCCGCCATTGCGGTCAGCCAGAGCAACGGCAAGAAAATCCTTGCCTACTCTACTATCAGTAACCTCGGTTTGATTATCTGTTGTGCCGGCCTGAATACCAGTTGGGCCATCACCGCAGCAATCATCCTGATTATCTTCCACGCAGCCTCCAAGGCCCTGCTCTTCCTGTGCGTCGGCACAATTGAGCACGGTATCGGCAGCCGCGACATTGAAGACATGCACGGCCTGTATCTCAAGATGCCCCGTACTGCGATCATCACAATCGTGGGCGTCATGACCATGCTCCTGCCCCCCTTCGGTGTTCTGCTTGGTAAGTGGATGGCTATCGAATCCGCATCCGGCGACATGTTCGTAATTACCATGCTCGCTCTCGGTAGTGCGGTTTCCCTCGTATTCTGGGCCCGCTGGGCAGGTATCCTGCTCACCGCTCCCCTGCGCGACAAAGTTCCCGCAGAATCCCAGAGTGTGCTGACTAGACTGACCCTGACCGCTCTTGCCGGTATCGCAGTGGTTCTGTCTTTCTTCTCACCTGTCATTTACACCAAGCTCATTGAGCCTATGGTCGGCAAGTCCTTTGAAATTACTGCTGGCGTATTCACATCACCCATCGGTGTCTTTGCTGTTTACCCCATCTTCATCATCCTTGCTGCCGCGTTCATCTACTCATGGATTGAGACCAAGAAGTCTGCAACCGATAAGACTTCCCAGACTTACATGTGTGGTGCCAACGTTCCCGAAACCGGTGTTCAGTCCTTCATCGGACCCATGAACGGCCCGGTAGAACTCAAGGCAAGCAACTACTACATGAAAGAGTTCTTCGGTGAAGAAAAACTCACCCTCTGGGTCAACTTTGTTGCTCTTGCTCTCATCGTTCTTATGCTGGGAGGGGCTCTGTAA
- a CDS encoding respiratory chain complex I subunit 1 family protein: MKTLILIILGIVIAPILGGLIAGLDRRITARLQSRFGPPLLQPFYDVAKLFGKEKVVSNFWQVFCSWVYLIAAALSVGLLFAGSDLLLIFFVQAIGAVFLVMGGLSTPSPYSQVGSQRELIQVLTYEPLLILVFASIFMVTGSFRIDEILAYEQPLLVQLPLMFVVLGYALTIKLRKSPFDFSTSHHGHQELVKGMLTEFSGPYLGIIEIGHWYETIFILGICALFWHTSLVGCVLLIASTYFAELIIDNTMARMTWRWMLKYVWSIGLAMSFVNLIWLYAG; the protein is encoded by the coding sequence ATGAAAACTTTAATTCTCATCATACTCGGCATCGTTATTGCTCCTATTCTGGGCGGCCTTATTGCCGGTCTGGACAGACGCATTACTGCGCGCCTGCAGTCCCGCTTCGGTCCCCCGCTCCTGCAGCCCTTCTACGATGTTGCAAAACTGTTCGGTAAAGAAAAAGTTGTCAGCAACTTCTGGCAGGTTTTCTGCTCATGGGTTTACCTCATTGCAGCAGCCCTGTCCGTAGGTCTGCTCTTTGCCGGAAGCGACCTGCTCCTGATCTTCTTTGTTCAGGCTATCGGAGCTGTATTCCTGGTCATGGGTGGTCTTTCCACTCCTTCCCCTTACAGCCAGGTCGGTTCTCAGCGCGAACTGATTCAGGTCCTGACCTACGAACCGCTCCTCATCCTCGTTTTCGCATCCATCTTCATGGTAACCGGAAGCTTCAGGATTGATGAGATTCTGGCTTACGAACAGCCTCTGCTTGTGCAGCTGCCGCTCATGTTCGTAGTCCTCGGTTATGCTCTGACCATCAAGCTGAGAAAATCCCCCTTTGACTTCTCCACTTCCCACCACGGGCACCAGGAGCTGGTTAAAGGTATGCTTACCGAGTTCTCCGGTCCTTACCTTGGCATCATCGAAATCGGCCACTGGTATGAAACCATCTTCATTCTCGGTATCTGTGCCCTCTTCTGGCACACCAGCCTGGTAGGTTGCGTACTCTTGATCGCCTCCACCTACTTTGCAGAGCTGATCATTGATAACACTATGGCGCGCATGACCTGGCGCTGGATGCTCAAGTACGTATGGAGCATCGGTCTGGCCATGTCTTTCGTCAACCTCATCTGGCTGTACGCAGGTTAA
- a CDS encoding NADH-quinone oxidoreductase subunit B family protein — translation MFKKFIGNSRAKSPWIMHFDCGSCNGCDIEVLACLTPLYDVERFGVVNVGNPKHADVLLVTGTVNHRNAKVLRNIYDQMPDPKGVIAIGACGLSGGVFRECYNVLGGVDKVIPVDVYVPGCPAKPEAIIDGVVAALAKFEGLKG, via the coding sequence ATGTTCAAGAAATTCATTGGAAATTCACGCGCCAAGTCTCCGTGGATCATGCATTTTGACTGCGGAAGCTGCAACGGCTGCGATATCGAAGTTCTGGCATGCCTGACACCGCTGTACGACGTTGAACGTTTCGGTGTTGTCAACGTGGGTAACCCCAAGCACGCCGATGTCCTTCTGGTGACCGGAACCGTCAACCACAGGAACGCAAAGGTCCTGCGCAACATCTACGATCAGATGCCTGATCCTAAAGGTGTTATCGCAATCGGTGCCTGCGGCCTGTCCGGCGGTGTTTTCCGCGAGTGCTACAACGTTCTCGGCGGAGTCGACAAGGTAATCCCGGTTGATGTTTACGTCCCCGGCTGTCCGGCGAAACCCGAAGCCATCATCGACGGCGTGGTCGCAGCCCTTGCCAAGTTTGAAGGCCTTAAAGGCTAA
- a CDS encoding NADH-quinone oxidoreductase subunit C, with the protein MIENQIDVTLESLVGEVSKMKSDGQRMVTFSCTTIGDGQADIIYHFDKNEVLTNLRLTVDMDKPVPSISGVYFAALLIENEIQDQFDIKFDGLVLDFGRKLYLDDEVTIIPMCNNTKAMKPKK; encoded by the coding sequence GTGATTGAAAATCAGATAGATGTAACTCTGGAAAGCCTGGTAGGCGAAGTATCCAAGATGAAGAGTGACGGGCAGCGCATGGTCACCTTCTCCTGCACCACCATCGGTGACGGACAGGCGGATATCATCTACCATTTTGATAAAAACGAAGTACTCACCAACCTGCGCCTGACCGTGGACATGGATAAACCCGTGCCCTCCATCAGCGGCGTTTACTTCGCAGCACTGCTCATCGAAAACGAAATACAGGACCAGTTCGACATCAAGTTCGACGGCCTCGTACTCGATTTCGGCCGCAAGCTGTACCTTGACGACGAAGTGACCATCATCCCTATGTGTAACAACACAAAGGCGATGAAACCTAAAAAATAA
- a CDS encoding nickel-dependent hydrogenase large subunit codes for MARTIIPFGPQHPVLPEPLHVKLVVEDEIVQEAIPALGYVHRGLEKLAEIRDYHQMIQVVERVCGICSNIHSMCYCQGIEEMMGIEVPERAEYLRTIWSELHRMHSHLLWLGLFADAFGFEALFMQFWRIRERIMDINEATTGSRVITSVNVVGGVRQDLTPEMCSWILSEVDTCEKEIKEIQNTILNDYTVCARTKGVGTLTKEQAYDLGAAGPTLRGSGVASDMRLLKYAAFDKIDFEPIVETDGDCWARSTVRFRETLQSADLVRQAIAGLPQGDIAAPCKGNPEGEVITRVEQPRGECLYYLKGSGKKFLDRVRIRTPTFANIPPLLAMLPNCELADVPVIILSIDPCISCTER; via the coding sequence ATGGCACGTACCATCATACCTTTCGGTCCGCAGCATCCGGTTCTCCCGGAGCCGCTGCATGTGAAGCTTGTCGTGGAAGACGAGATCGTACAGGAGGCCATTCCCGCACTCGGATACGTTCACAGGGGTCTGGAAAAACTCGCTGAAATCCGCGATTACCACCAGATGATCCAGGTCGTTGAACGCGTCTGCGGTATCTGCTCCAACATCCACTCAATGTGCTACTGTCAGGGCATTGAGGAAATGATGGGTATCGAGGTTCCTGAAAGAGCCGAATACCTCCGCACCATCTGGTCCGAACTTCACCGTATGCACAGCCACCTGCTCTGGCTGGGTCTCTTTGCCGATGCTTTCGGCTTCGAAGCCCTGTTCATGCAATTCTGGCGCATCCGTGAACGCATTATGGACATCAACGAAGCTACCACCGGTAGCCGCGTTATCACTTCCGTTAACGTAGTCGGCGGTGTCCGTCAGGACCTGACTCCCGAGATGTGCTCCTGGATCCTTTCCGAAGTTGATACCTGTGAAAAGGAAATCAAGGAAATCCAGAACACCATCCTCAACGACTACACAGTTTGCGCACGTACCAAGGGCGTTGGCACTCTTACCAAAGAGCAGGCCTATGACCTCGGCGCAGCAGGCCCGACCCTGCGCGGTAGCGGTGTTGCTTCCGATATGCGTCTTCTGAAGTACGCAGCATTTGATAAAATCGACTTCGAACCCATTGTCGAAACCGACGGCGACTGCTGGGCACGCTCCACAGTTCGTTTCCGGGAAACCCTGCAGTCCGCAGACCTCGTAAGACAGGCCATTGCCGGACTTCCTCAGGGCGACATTGCAGCTCCCTGCAAGGGTAACCCCGAAGGCGAAGTTATAACCCGCGTGGAACAGCCCCGCGGTGAATGCCTCTACTACTTGAAAGGTAGCGGCAAGAAGTTCCTTGACAGGGTCCGCATCAGAACTCCCACGTTTGCGAACATTCCGCCTCTCCTGGCGATGCTTCCCAACTGCGAACTGGCTGATGTTCCGGTTATCATTCTGTCAATCGACCCGTGCATCAGCTGCACGGAACGCTAG
- a CDS encoding 4Fe-4S dicluster domain-containing protein, translated as MLNMTPTVLKNLLQKSSTRMYPIEKREPFERYRGELFNNIDECIFCKKCQIKCPSQCITVTKDKDSGTGTWICDPFACVYCSICVDHCPTNSLYMKPVHRAPSAEREMMEQTGKVKPPKKKAKK; from the coding sequence ATGCTTAACATGACTCCCACTGTACTGAAGAACCTCCTTCAAAAAAGCTCCACTCGCATGTATCCCATCGAGAAACGTGAGCCTTTTGAACGCTACAGAGGTGAACTGTTCAATAACATTGACGAGTGCATTTTCTGTAAAAAATGCCAGATTAAATGCCCTTCACAGTGCATTACCGTCACTAAAGATAAAGACAGCGGCACCGGAACATGGATCTGCGATCCTTTCGCATGCGTCTACTGCTCCATCTGCGTTGACCACTGCCCGACTAACAGCCTGTACATGAAACCTGTACACCGCGCCCCGTCCGCAGAACGCGAAATGATGGAACAGACCGGTAAGGTCAAGCCGCCCAAGAAAAAAGCCAAGAAATAA
- a CDS encoding ABC transporter permease — translation MFLQAVLLSFRTLLRNKLRSCLTVLGIVIGVGSVIAVVVIGQGASRKLTNEISSLGSRMIMIYPDEENGVGFAGETSNLVPFKNSDVEAIKREFPDCGGVAPVSESAVVAVFGNNNCQTAITGTESSYFSIRNWRVKSGRFFNTSEERAGKSVCIIGEKVSKNLFKGMDPIGSFIRVDRFAYQVIGVLKSKGGSMAGKEQDDIVLVPLKVFQRRISGNKEVGMIIVGCGPGQDSTALKRQLKQVMLERRPVPPGHGNNFAIEDMKEIIKTVKKQTRIFTTFISAIAAISLLVGGIGIMNIMLVSVTERTREIGIRMAVGAQEKDILVQFLVEAVVLSLFGGLLGISIGLLLPLSVTGYMKIPFVVDMRIILVSFLFSGLVGIVFGYFPARRAARMNPIDALRHE, via the coding sequence ATGTTTTTGCAAGCCGTATTGCTTTCTTTTCGCACACTGTTACGCAATAAACTTCGGTCCTGTTTGACTGTGCTTGGGATTGTCATTGGTGTAGGGTCGGTTATCGCTGTAGTTGTAATCGGTCAGGGAGCCAGCAGAAAGCTGACCAACGAGATCTCCAGCCTCGGAAGTAGGATGATTATGATCTATCCTGATGAGGAAAACGGTGTAGGCTTTGCCGGGGAGACTTCTAATCTGGTCCCCTTCAAAAATTCAGATGTTGAAGCCATCAAACGTGAATTTCCTGATTGCGGCGGGGTAGCACCTGTTTCGGAATCCGCAGTTGTTGCGGTGTTCGGGAACAACAATTGTCAGACAGCTATTACCGGAACTGAGAGCAGTTATTTCTCCATCAGGAATTGGCGGGTCAAGTCGGGGCGATTTTTCAACACCAGTGAAGAAAGAGCGGGTAAGTCTGTCTGTATTATCGGTGAGAAAGTCAGCAAGAATCTTTTTAAAGGAATGGACCCCATTGGTTCATTTATCCGCGTAGATCGTTTTGCTTATCAGGTTATCGGAGTGCTTAAGTCTAAAGGCGGGTCAATGGCCGGCAAGGAACAGGATGATATTGTTCTTGTTCCCCTTAAAGTCTTTCAGCGTCGGATTTCCGGTAATAAAGAGGTGGGGATGATTATTGTTGGCTGTGGTCCCGGTCAGGATTCCACCGCGCTCAAAAGGCAACTAAAGCAGGTTATGCTTGAACGCCGTCCAGTCCCGCCCGGGCACGGTAATAATTTCGCCATTGAAGATATGAAAGAGATTATTAAGACCGTTAAAAAACAGACTCGGATTTTTACAACATTTATAAGCGCCATTGCAGCCATCAGCCTGTTGGTCGGCGGGATCGGGATCATGAATATTATGCTTGTTTCCGTAACAGAGAGGACCCGGGAAATCGGTATCCGTATGGCTGTGGGAGCGCAGGAGAAGGACATTCTTGTTCAGTTTCTGGTGGAAGCGGTGGTCCTTTCTCTTTTCGGCGGACTGCTGGGTATTTCTATCGGGCTGTTGCTTCCATTGTCTGTGACCGGATATATGAAGATTCCTTTTGTTGTTGATATGCGAATTATCCTGGTCAGTTTTTTGTTTTCAGGATTGGTCGGTATTGTTTTCGGATATTTTCCTGCGCGGCGCGCAGCCCGGATGAATCCTATTGATGCTTTGCGGCACGAGTAA
- a CDS encoding ABC transporter ATP-binding protein: MIELKNITRIYSTGGAEVRALDGIDMTIENGEFVAVMGSSGSGKSTTMNILGCLDAPSSGSYLFEGLEVTSLSRSQKARLRRRYLGFVFQGFNLLSRTTALENVELPLVYRGLGKKERRNMAYAALDKVGLADRAMHTTTEMSGGQQQRVAIARAIVCNPFLLLADEPTGNLDSARSNEIMQLLTSLQAEHGITVVMVTHEPEMALWASRTIEFRDGKIIKEGH, translated from the coding sequence ATGATTGAACTTAAGAACATCACCCGAATCTATAGTACTGGCGGTGCCGAAGTGCGCGCACTGGACGGTATAGATATGACCATTGAAAATGGCGAGTTTGTGGCTGTTATGGGCAGTTCCGGTTCTGGAAAATCCACTACTATGAATATTCTCGGATGTTTGGATGCTCCTTCGTCCGGCAGTTATCTCTTTGAGGGGCTTGAAGTTACCTCGTTGAGCCGGAGTCAAAAGGCCCGTTTACGCCGCAGATATCTTGGGTTTGTTTTTCAGGGATTCAATCTGCTAAGCCGGACAACTGCTCTAGAAAATGTTGAATTGCCACTGGTTTATCGTGGATTGGGTAAGAAAGAGCGACGTAATATGGCTTATGCTGCGCTCGATAAAGTAGGGCTTGCTGACCGGGCAATGCATACCACCACGGAAATGTCCGGCGGGCAGCAGCAACGCGTAGCCATTGCCCGAGCCATTGTTTGCAACCCTTTTCTCTTGCTTGCGGATGAGCCAACCGGAAACCTTGATTCCGCACGCAGTAATGAGATCATGCAATTGTTGACTTCATTACAGGCTGAACATGGCATTACAGTGGTTATGGTTACTCATGAACCGGAAATGGCTCTCTGGGCCTCGCGTACCATCGAGTTCCGCGATGGGAAGATAATTAAGGAAGGTCATTGA